In Saccharolobus solfataricus, a genomic segment contains:
- the xpf gene encoding 3'-flap repair endonuclease Xpf, which translates to MVIRIYADDREKASGIPELLKELGITVIFSQLTVADYVITDDVAVERKSVNDLVNSVFDKRFFDQISRLSEVYRFPILLVEGDINDIRKITEKWRAINNALISATIDYDVKVFYSRDKKDTAEVLKKIAEKFQFGENKSNRISLHNKAKLESVSDIQLYIVESFPNVGSILAERLLLKFGTIQNICNASISELEKALGSRKKAEDIYKILRTHYSKTNLDNDSKKTTSLFDFL; encoded by the coding sequence ATGGTAATTAGAATTTATGCTGATGATAGGGAAAAGGCTAGTGGCATACCAGAATTATTAAAGGAGTTAGGAATTACAGTAATATTTTCTCAACTTACTGTAGCTGATTATGTAATAACTGATGATGTTGCAGTAGAGAGGAAATCAGTAAATGATCTAGTAAATTCAGTTTTTGACAAAAGGTTTTTTGACCAAATTAGCAGGCTTTCAGAGGTTTATCGTTTTCCAATATTACTCGTAGAGGGCGATATTAATGATATTAGGAAGATAACTGAAAAGTGGAGAGCAATTAACAATGCGTTAATTTCTGCTACAATTGATTATGATGTTAAAGTGTTTTATTCTAGGGACAAAAAAGATACGGCAGAAGTTTTGAAAAAAATAGCTGAAAAATTCCAATTTGGTGAAAACAAGAGTAATCGAATTAGTTTACATAATAAGGCTAAATTGGAAAGTGTTTCTGATATACAACTTTACATTGTAGAGTCTTTTCCTAATGTTGGTTCTATCCTAGCCGAAAGGCTACTACTTAAGTTTGGAACTATACAGAATATTTGCAATGCATCTATATCAGAACTGGAAAAAGCACTAGGTAGTAGGAAAAAAGCTGAAGATATTTATAAAATTTTAAGGACGCATTATTCTAAAACTAACTTAGATAATGATAGTAAGAAAACTACCTCTTTATTTGATTTCCTTTAG
- a CDS encoding prefoldin subunit beta, with product MAEKLPPEVQAQLAKFQQLKDQLDRLLLEKSTIENELREINKVLEELSVLNADATIYKIVGNLLVKSDKTSVEKELNDRKELLELRSRTYQKQESILRKQLEDLQAKINDMLSKYYPQGGQTGIKA from the coding sequence GTGGCCGAGAAATTACCTCCAGAAGTTCAAGCTCAACTAGCTAAGTTTCAACAGTTAAAAGATCAGCTTGATAGATTATTGTTAGAAAAGTCTACCATAGAGAATGAGTTAAGGGAGATAAATAAGGTATTGGAAGAGTTATCCGTTCTCAATGCAGATGCAACCATTTATAAGATTGTTGGGAATCTATTAGTTAAGTCAGATAAGACATCAGTAGAAAAGGAGCTTAATGATAGGAAGGAATTGTTAGAACTCAGATCGAGGACTTATCAGAAGCAAGAAAGTATTTTAAGAAAGCAACTAGAAGACTTGCAGGCTAAAATAAATGACATGCTATCGAAGTATTATCCGCAAGGTGGCCAAACAGGTATAAAAGCTTAA
- a CDS encoding KEOPS complex subunit Pcc1: MKIQISLYVDNSNKIELQEIIYNSIIIEKIDTKYVKIRKSPLQIEIDAPSITRARAIMNSYILWIYTILKSLEEVEKSGREITSRSSSSTS; this comes from the coding sequence GTGAAAATACAGATTTCGCTCTATGTAGATAATTCCAATAAGATCGAACTACAAGAAATTATATATAATTCAATAATAATTGAAAAGATAGATACTAAATATGTAAAAATTAGGAAATCTCCTTTGCAGATTGAGATAGATGCACCATCAATTACAAGAGCTAGGGCTATAATGAACTCTTATATACTTTGGATCTATACAATTCTAAAGTCACTGGAAGAGGTGGAAAAAAGTGGCCGAGAAATTACCTCCAGAAGTTCAAGCTCAACTAGCTAA
- a CDS encoding Brix domain-containing protein, whose product MHIHRTRIVITSSRDPSIRTRNFLNVLTFVLPDSVKITRGKKSKIEIFERAINLGALYLLFVLAKNGNPLRIIVYDLESLSIKYFFKLSGLSLPSDYNVSLNQIKGHSNVCIKLNECDFLRDFLVDMNMYNLTNNCDVVVNSRLIHTNICELLFMLTTKNIKFLKMILEA is encoded by the coding sequence TTGCATATACACCGTACTAGAATAGTTATAACTTCGTCTAGAGACCCTAGTATTAGGACAAGAAATTTTTTAAATGTTTTAACTTTTGTATTGCCAGATTCAGTTAAAATTACGCGTGGTAAAAAAAGTAAGATAGAAATATTTGAAAGGGCTATTAATTTAGGGGCATTATATTTATTGTTCGTATTAGCCAAGAATGGGAATCCACTAAGGATAATTGTTTATGATTTAGAGAGCCTCTCTATAAAATACTTTTTTAAATTAAGTGGTTTGTCGTTACCTTCTGACTACAACGTATCATTAAACCAGATAAAAGGGCATAGTAATGTGTGCATAAAACTAAACGAATGTGATTTTCTAAGGGATTTTCTAGTTGATATGAATATGTACAACTTAACAAATAATTGTGACGTTGTTGTGAACTCAAGGCTTATCCATACCAATATTTGTGAACTTCTGTTTATGTTAACTACGAAAAATATTAAGTTTTTGAAGATGATATTAGAAGCGTGA
- a CDS encoding 50S ribosomal protein L37ae — protein sequence MGKVTGISGRFGARYGSTLRKKWKEIMEKRYDEHQCPYCKTTGKVIRLASGIWYCKKCNSKWAGLAYTPY from the coding sequence ATGGGTAAAGTCACGGGAATTTCGGGAAGGTTCGGAGCTAGATATGGATCTACTCTAAGGAAAAAGTGGAAAGAAATAATGGAGAAGAGGTACGATGAACATCAATGTCCCTATTGTAAGACTACCGGTAAGGTTATCAGGTTAGCTTCCGGGATATGGTATTGCAAGAAATGTAATTCTAAGTGGGCAGGTCTTGCATATACACCGTACTAG
- the rrp42 gene encoding exosome complex protein Rrp42: protein MSSTPSNQNIIPIIKKESIVSLFEKGIRQDGRKLTDYRPLSITLDYAKKADGSALVKLGTTMVLAGTKLEIDKPYEDTPNQGNLIVNVELLPLAYETFEPGPPDENAIELARVVDRSLRDSKALDLTKLVIEPGKSVWTVWLDVYVLDYGGNVLDACTLASVAALYNTKVYKVEQHSNGISVNKNEVVGKLPLNYPVVTISVAKVDKYLVVDPDLDEESIMDAKISFSYTPDLKIVGIQKSGKGSMSLQDIDQAENTARSTAVKLLEELKKHLGI, encoded by the coding sequence TTGTCTTCTACTCCATCAAACCAGAATATTATACCTATAATTAAAAAGGAAAGTATAGTAAGTCTTTTTGAGAAAGGCATTAGGCAAGATGGAAGAAAATTAACGGATTATAGGCCTCTTTCGATAACACTAGATTACGCAAAAAAAGCTGATGGTTCTGCTTTAGTTAAGTTAGGCACAACAATGGTATTAGCTGGGACCAAACTCGAAATAGACAAACCTTACGAAGATACTCCTAACCAAGGCAACCTTATCGTGAACGTTGAACTTTTACCGTTAGCTTATGAGACCTTCGAGCCTGGACCTCCAGATGAGAATGCAATTGAATTAGCTAGAGTAGTAGATAGAAGTTTAAGAGATTCCAAAGCTTTAGATCTAACTAAACTTGTGATAGAACCAGGTAAAAGCGTATGGACAGTGTGGCTAGATGTTTATGTATTGGATTATGGTGGAAATGTACTAGACGCATGCACGTTAGCTTCAGTTGCAGCATTGTATAATACTAAAGTGTACAAGGTAGAACAACATTCTAACGGGATTAGCGTTAATAAAAATGAGGTTGTGGGAAAATTACCATTGAACTATCCAGTAGTTACAATTTCTGTAGCAAAAGTTGATAAATATTTGGTAGTAGATCCAGATTTGGATGAAGAATCAATAATGGATGCTAAAATTTCCTTTTCCTATACTCCTGATCTAAAAATAGTAGGGATTCAAAAGAGTGGAAAGGGCAGTATGTCTTTACAAGACATTGATCAAGCTGAGAATACAGCAAGATCAACAGCAGTTAAGCTTTTAGAAGAACTTAAAAAGCATCTAGGAATCTAA
- the rrp41 gene encoding exosome complex exonuclease Rrp41: protein MLQVERPKLILDDGKRTDGRKPDELRSIKIELGVLKNADGSAIFEMGNTKAIAAVYGPKEMHPRHLSLPDRAVLRVRYHMTPFSTDERKNPAPSRREIELSKVIREALESAVLVELFPRTAIDVFTEILQADAGSRLVSLMAASLALADAGIPMRDLIAGVAVGKADGVIILDLNETEDMWGEADMPIAMMPSLNQVTLFQLNGSMTPDEFRQAFDLAVKGINIIYNLEREALKSKYVEFKEEGV, encoded by the coding sequence ATGCTTCAAGTGGAGAGACCAAAACTAATTCTTGATGATGGAAAGCGAACAGATGGTAGAAAGCCAGATGAATTAAGAAGTATAAAGATAGAATTAGGTGTTCTCAAAAATGCTGATGGCTCGGCAATTTTTGAAATGGGAAATACGAAGGCTATAGCTGCAGTTTACGGTCCTAAGGAGATGCATCCAAGGCACCTATCTCTTCCAGATAGGGCAGTACTTAGAGTGAGATATCACATGACACCATTCTCTACGGATGAGAGAAAGAATCCAGCACCTAGCAGAAGAGAGATTGAGCTTTCTAAGGTTATAAGAGAGGCTTTAGAATCAGCAGTTTTAGTAGAGCTGTTTCCTAGAACTGCTATAGATGTATTTACTGAAATATTACAAGCAGATGCTGGATCCAGATTAGTTTCATTAATGGCCGCCTCCTTAGCACTAGCAGATGCTGGAATTCCTATGAGGGATTTAATAGCTGGAGTGGCTGTAGGGAAGGCTGATGGTGTAATAATTCTAGATTTAAATGAAACCGAGGATATGTGGGGAGAGGCTGACATGCCTATTGCAATGATGCCATCTTTAAACCAAGTAACGTTATTTCAACTAAATGGTAGTATGACACCAGATGAGTTTAGGCAAGCTTTTGATCTAGCAGTTAAGGGTATAAATATAATATATAATTTAGAGAGAGAGGCTCTAAAAAGTAAGTATGTAGAGTTTAAAGAAGAGGGTGTATAG
- the rrp4 gene encoding exosome complex RNA-binding protein Rrp4, giving the protein MSQSQKIVLQPRSIVVPGELLAEGEFQIPWSPYILKINSKYYSTVVGLFDVKDTQFEVIPLEGSFYYPKINDIVIGLVEDVEIYGWVVDIKAPYKAYLPASNLLGRSINVGEDLRRYLDVGDYVIARIENFDRSIDPVLSVKGKDLGRVSNGIVIDIMPVKVPRVIGKNKSMYETLTSKSGCSIFVANNGRIWATCPSRFSEEILIEAIRKIENESHIKGLTDRIKQFIEEKLGERNASSGETKTNS; this is encoded by the coding sequence ATGAGTCAGTCCCAGAAAATTGTCTTACAGCCAAGGTCAATAGTAGTTCCTGGTGAGTTATTAGCAGAAGGCGAATTTCAGATTCCTTGGTCTCCTTATATACTAAAGATTAACAGCAAATACTACTCCACAGTTGTTGGGCTTTTTGATGTAAAAGATACTCAATTTGAGGTAATTCCCTTGGAAGGCTCGTTTTATTATCCTAAGATTAATGACATAGTAATAGGTTTAGTGGAGGACGTTGAGATCTATGGCTGGGTGGTTGATATAAAAGCACCTTATAAGGCTTACTTACCAGCTTCAAATCTTTTAGGGAGGTCTATTAATGTTGGAGAGGACTTAAGGAGATATTTAGATGTAGGTGACTATGTTATAGCTAGAATTGAAAATTTTGATAGGTCAATAGATCCCGTCTTATCCGTTAAAGGCAAGGATCTAGGGCGTGTAAGTAATGGTATAGTCATCGATATAATGCCAGTTAAAGTCCCACGCGTTATAGGTAAGAATAAAAGTATGTATGAGACCTTAACCTCAAAAAGCGGATGTAGTATTTTTGTTGCTAACAATGGTAGGATATGGGCTACTTGCCCTTCACGCTTTTCTGAAGAAATTTTAATTGAGGCAATTAGGAAGATCGAGAATGAGTCACATATAAAAGGATTAACAGATAGAATAAAACAATTCATTGAGGAAAAATTAGGTGAGAGAAATGCTTCAAGTGGAGAGACCAAAACTAATTCTTGA
- a CDS encoding ribosome assembly factor SBDS, which produces MTKERDYVIVKYESHGERFEILAKPKEALAFRSGKSISLSDVVVSDTIYKDVKKGLKASPASLKKVFGTTDFETIVKEILLKGELPVTAEQRKEMLETKRKQIIDFIHRNAVDPKTNLPIPPTRLEMAMEQARIQIDLNKDVEAQAMQIVKEISKIIPIKIARALLSIKVPSEYSSKVKSQLHNLGEVKKANWLEDGTLLAELEIPAGAQQDVIDKLNSLTKGEVEVKVLQVR; this is translated from the coding sequence ATGACGAAGGAGCGTGATTATGTAATAGTTAAATATGAGTCACATGGAGAGAGGTTTGAGATATTAGCTAAGCCAAAAGAAGCATTAGCTTTTAGAAGTGGGAAGAGCATAAGTCTTTCTGATGTAGTGGTTTCTGATACTATTTATAAGGACGTAAAGAAAGGTTTAAAAGCGTCTCCAGCATCACTTAAAAAAGTTTTTGGTACTACCGATTTCGAGACAATTGTAAAAGAAATTTTACTTAAAGGTGAATTACCAGTAACTGCAGAACAAAGGAAAGAAATGCTAGAAACTAAGAGAAAGCAAATAATTGATTTTATTCATAGGAACGCAGTTGATCCAAAAACTAATTTGCCAATTCCGCCAACCAGATTAGAGATGGCAATGGAACAAGCTAGAATACAAATCGATTTAAACAAAGACGTGGAAGCACAAGCTATGCAAATAGTAAAGGAGATTTCTAAGATAATTCCAATTAAAATAGCAAGGGCTTTGCTTAGTATTAAAGTACCATCAGAATATAGCTCTAAGGTTAAATCTCAATTGCATAACTTAGGGGAGGTAAAAAAGGCCAATTGGTTAGAAGATGGTACGCTACTTGCGGAATTGGAAATACCTGCCGGTGCACAGCAAGACGTTATAGATAAGTTAAATAGTCTTACAAAAGGAGAAGTTGAAGTTAAAGTATTGCAAGTGAGATGA
- the psmA gene encoding archaeal proteasome endopeptidase complex subunit alpha yields the protein MAFGPAAMGYDRAITIFSPDGSLYQVDYAFEAVKKGWTAIGIKSKSSVVIASEKRKAQSLLDVDSIEKVFLIDDHVGCSFAGLASDGRVLIDYARNIALQHRLIYDEPVSIDYLTKSVADVKQMYTQHGGVRPFGVALVIAGIDKSVPKLFMTEPSGQYMPYQAVAIGQGYYTATEFLEKNYKEDLNVEETILLALKALSATLKPNEKLTPNTVEIGYASTQTGLFLKMTNEDKNMYLQKL from the coding sequence ATGGCGTTCGGACCAGCCGCTATGGGATATGATAGGGCAATAACCATATTCTCGCCCGACGGATCACTATATCAAGTAGACTATGCATTTGAAGCTGTAAAAAAGGGATGGACAGCAATTGGTATTAAATCAAAGTCTAGTGTTGTTATTGCAAGTGAGAAAAGGAAAGCTCAATCTTTACTAGATGTAGATAGCATAGAGAAAGTATTTTTAATCGACGATCACGTAGGGTGCAGTTTTGCTGGATTAGCTTCTGATGGAAGAGTTTTAATAGACTATGCAAGGAATATAGCATTACAACACAGGTTAATATATGATGAACCAGTTAGCATTGATTATCTAACCAAATCAGTTGCTGATGTTAAGCAAATGTATACACAACATGGAGGAGTTAGACCATTTGGCGTTGCCCTAGTAATTGCGGGAATAGATAAATCAGTTCCTAAATTATTTATGACTGAACCTAGTGGGCAATATATGCCATATCAAGCTGTTGCAATAGGGCAGGGTTACTATACAGCTACTGAGTTTTTAGAGAAGAATTATAAGGAGGATTTGAATGTGGAAGAGACTATATTGCTTGCTTTAAAGGCCTTATCGGCTACTCTAAAGCCTAATGAAAAGTTAACTCCAAATACTGTGGAAATAGGATATGCCTCAACCCAGACTGGGTTATTTCTGAAAATGACTAATGAAGATAAGAATATGTATTTACAGAAGTTATAA
- a CDS encoding Rpp14/Pop5 family protein has product MNSIQLIIDIILILWILILTVLYFKRRQLNVDIVKNKKIIRAKRYIVFYVISEYKVKGDDLERVIRNSLKDLLGSVWLNIANPKVVTYREDTQEGIISTNRVGYKAVLASLPFAKEINNNKILIVPRRTTGSLKKAKKLIGLK; this is encoded by the coding sequence ATGAACTCAATTCAATTAATAATTGACATTATATTAATATTATGGATTCTTATATTAACTGTATTATATTTTAAAAGAAGACAATTAAATGTTGATATTGTAAAAAATAAGAAAATAATAAGAGCTAAAAGGTATATAGTATTTTATGTAATCTCTGAATATAAAGTAAAAGGCGATGATTTAGAGAGAGTTATTCGCAACTCCTTGAAGGACTTATTAGGTAGTGTGTGGCTTAACATTGCAAACCCCAAAGTTGTTACCTATCGAGAAGATACTCAAGAAGGAATTATATCCACTAATAGGGTAGGTTACAAGGCAGTTTTAGCTAGTTTACCCTTTGCTAAGGAAATTAATAATAATAAAATTCTAATAGTTCCTAGAAGGACAACCGGTAGCTTAAAAAAGGCGAAAAAACTAATCGGATTAAAGTGA
- a CDS encoding RNA-binding protein: MKINQAIISVFIHETEDYNKIVNTIESFFSPLISNSKKNVTTAQGHYGNKIIILEYRFDRKSGEQFFKIILEKIETSELMLILTTIDSHIDGSKLYLRFDKQYLIAEHRLVLKEGDDVIKCIISFNTSLENIKEEIKKLVNSRIMHSKL, from the coding sequence ATGAAAATAAATCAAGCAATAATTTCAGTTTTTATTCATGAGACTGAGGATTACAATAAAATAGTAAATACTATAGAGAGTTTTTTCTCTCCTCTTATCTCTAACTCAAAGAAAAATGTTACAACTGCTCAAGGTCATTACGGTAATAAAATAATTATATTGGAATACAGATTTGATAGGAAGAGTGGGGAGCAATTTTTTAAAATAATATTGGAGAAAATTGAAACATCAGAACTAATGCTTATTCTTACAACTATAGATTCTCATATAGATGGAAGTAAGTTATATTTGAGATTCGATAAACAATATTTAATTGCTGAGCATAGACTTGTTCTTAAAGAGGGCGATGATGTCATTAAATGTATAATTTCGTTTAATACTTCCTTGGAGAATATAAAGGAGGAGATAAAGAAACTTGTTAATAGTCGAATCATGCATTCTAAACTCTAA
- a CDS encoding 50S ribosomal protein L15e: protein MALSMYHYIENTWNSEEWKKSVLRQRLIKWRKEPSIVRLAKPTRLNRARSLGYKAKQGFVIVRVRVRRGGLNKPRPNKGRRPKRMGVYGYSPAKGYRWIAEERAARKYPNLEVLGSYYVGEDGLYKYYEIVMVDPSHPVIKSDPKHKWLQDPSNRNRVFRGLTSAGKKVRGLRKSRGLKGTVRYKWNRKQKEREEKKRHEASKYYKLQEYDKIPGK from the coding sequence ATGGCATTATCAATGTATCACTATATAGAGAATACATGGAATTCAGAAGAGTGGAAAAAAAGTGTATTAAGGCAAAGACTTATCAAATGGAGAAAAGAACCTTCGATAGTTAGGTTAGCTAAACCAACTAGGCTAAATAGGGCTAGAAGTTTAGGCTATAAGGCTAAGCAAGGGTTTGTTATAGTTAGAGTTAGAGTTAGAAGAGGAGGTCTAAATAAGCCTAGACCAAATAAGGGTAGAAGGCCAAAAAGAATGGGTGTTTATGGTTATAGTCCAGCTAAAGGATATAGATGGATAGCTGAGGAAAGGGCTGCAAGGAAATATCCCAATTTAGAGGTACTTGGTAGTTATTATGTTGGAGAGGATGGTCTCTATAAGTATTATGAGATCGTCATGGTGGATCCTTCTCACCCGGTAATAAAGAGTGATCCTAAGCATAAGTGGCTTCAAGATCCTAGCAATAGAAATAGAGTATTTAGAGGTCTAACGTCTGCAGGTAAGAAGGTCAGGGGATTGAGGAAATCTAGAGGACTTAAGGGTACCGTAAGATATAAGTGGAATAGAAAACAGAAGGAAAGAGAAGAAAAGAAAAGACATGAGGCAAGTAAGTATTATAAATTACAAGAGTATGATAAAATACCAGGAAAGTAA
- a CDS encoding redox-regulated ATPase YchF produces the protein MITIGIIGKTNVGKSTFFAAATLKDVEIANRPFVTINPNEGIGYVKVKCAHTEFNVKCNPKNSICIEDYRFIPVKLVDVAGLIPGAHEGRGLGNKFLDDLRQADALIHVIDASGSTNEEGVPVEPGSRDPEEDIKFIESELDEWFYSIINKDWAKFARTSDLSGKDLVDALLSKLSGVSVNRSHIIETLKVTKLENLKLMQWTEQDLRVFAKTLRSVSKPMIIAANKSDLPQARNNIRRLKEKYKWAIPTSAASEMALRKAAKAGIISYIPGDSDFTILKPLNEKQKSALEYIRTSVLQVYGSTGVQQAINTAIFDALNMIVTYPVEDERKLTDKNGNVLPDAILLKKGSTPKDLANAIHTELAKGFLYAIDVKRKMRVGENYQLQNNDVIKIVSSTARPS, from the coding sequence ATGATTACCATTGGAATTATAGGAAAGACCAATGTGGGTAAAAGTACGTTTTTTGCAGCAGCAACGCTAAAAGATGTGGAAATAGCTAATAGACCATTTGTAACTATAAATCCAAATGAAGGCATAGGATATGTAAAAGTAAAATGCGCTCATACTGAATTCAATGTGAAGTGTAATCCAAAAAATTCTATATGTATTGAAGATTACAGATTCATACCAGTAAAACTAGTAGATGTAGCTGGATTAATACCTGGCGCTCATGAAGGAAGAGGATTAGGAAATAAATTCTTGGATGATTTACGTCAAGCTGATGCACTAATACACGTAATCGACGCAAGTGGGTCCACAAATGAAGAGGGCGTCCCAGTAGAGCCCGGATCTAGAGACCCTGAAGAGGATATAAAATTTATAGAAAGTGAGCTAGATGAATGGTTTTATTCAATTATTAATAAAGATTGGGCTAAATTTGCCAGAACATCAGATTTATCTGGAAAAGATCTAGTAGACGCGTTATTAAGCAAACTATCCGGAGTATCTGTAAATAGATCACACATTATTGAGACTTTAAAAGTTACAAAATTGGAAAACCTAAAATTAATGCAGTGGACGGAACAAGATCTAAGAGTATTTGCTAAAACTTTACGATCAGTAAGTAAACCTATGATAATTGCTGCGAACAAGAGCGATCTACCGCAAGCTAGAAATAACATTAGGAGATTAAAAGAGAAATACAAGTGGGCTATTCCAACTAGTGCAGCATCAGAAATGGCTCTACGGAAAGCCGCAAAAGCTGGAATAATATCTTACATTCCCGGAGATAGTGATTTTACCATACTTAAACCATTAAACGAGAAACAAAAGAGCGCTCTAGAATATATTAGAACTAGTGTACTACAAGTATATGGAAGCACTGGAGTTCAGCAAGCAATAAATACAGCAATCTTTGATGCGTTAAACATGATTGTAACATATCCAGTTGAAGATGAGAGAAAACTAACTGACAAAAATGGAAATGTTTTGCCAGACGCAATACTCTTAAAGAAAGGGTCTACTCCAAAAGATTTAGCTAATGCCATACATACGGAACTAGCTAAAGGTTTCTTATACGCTATTGATGTGAAAAGAAAAATGAGAGTGGGAGAGAATTATCAACTACAGAATAATGATGTAATAAAGATTGTTTCAAGTACCGCTAGACCTTCTTAG